The DNA window GGTGATGGAGGCCTCGGCCCCGTTCTCCGTGAGGGTCATGTCCTGCGGGCGGAAGCCGAGATGATAGGTTTCGCCGGGGGAGAGGGCGTCGAAGCCCGTGGCCGGGATGCGCGTGTCGTCGTCCACCTCGAAGTAGCGGTCGGTGGATGTCGGCTCCTGGACGAGCGTGACCGGCACGATGTTCATGGGGGGCTCGCCCAGGTACTCGGCCACCGGGAGGTAGCGCGGCCGGTAGTAAATCTCGTCGCGCAGCGCCTTCTGGATGATGTTGCCGTCGTGGAGAAAGCCGATGTGCGTCGACATCGCGAGCGCGTCCCCGGCCTGGGGGGTCGCGTAGATAACTGTCGTGTCCTCCTCGGAGAACAGGCGCTCGAAGTCACTGCGCAGCTGCTCGCGTAGTTTGTAGTCGAGGTTGGCCAGCGGCTCGTCCATGAAGAGGTAGTCGGGCTCTTTGATGAGGGCCCGGGAAATGGCCGTCCGCTGGGCCTCGCCGCCGCTGACCTCCTCCGGCAGGTTGTTGAGAATGTGGTCGATTTTCAGCATTTCGGCAGTTTCCTGCACGCGCCGCTCGATCTCCTCTGCCGAGTAATTCTCGTCGCTGACCTGGAGGGGCGAGGCGAGGTTTTCGCGGACGGTGAGGGAGGGGTAGTTGATAAATTCCTGGTAGACCATGCCGACGCTGCGGTCCTGAACGGCCACGTCGGTCATCTCCTCGCCGTCGTAGTGGACGGTGCCCGCGTCGGCGGACTCGATCCCGGCCATGATGCGGAGCAGGGTGGTCTTGCCGGCGCCCGTGGGGGCCACCACGCTGAAGAAGCTCCGGTCGGGGATGTCCAGGGTGATCCCGTCCAGCACCTGCTCGGTCCCAAACGACTTGTGGAGGTTTTCGACACGAATGCCCATGGGGCGGATCAACGGAATTCTGAGAGAGAAGGCCCGCGGCGGCAAGGACCGGCGGAGGGGCTACGAGGCGGCCGGGGATTCCTCGCCTGCGGGGGCGGTGGAGGTCGCGTTGGTCGAGACGTCGGCGGCCTGAGGCGCGGCCTCACTGGAGTCGGGCGACTCCCAGGCCCGGGCGCGGTCCAGGGCCTTCGACCAGCCGGTTCGGAGCGTTTCGACGCGGTTTTGCGGCATCGACGGGGTAAACATCTGGTCCAGCTCCCACTGGTCCTGAATCTCGGACTGGCTGTCCCAGTAGCCGACGGCGAGGCCCGCGAGGTAGGCCGCCCCCAGGGCGGTGGTTTCGAGGATCTTGGGACGGACCACCGGAATGTCGAGAATGTCGGACTGGAACTGCAGCAGCAGGTCGTTGGCCGCGGCCCCGCCGTCGGCCCCCAGCTCCGTCGTCTCGATGCCGGAGTCGGCCTCCATCGCGTCGATGACGTCGGCCACCTGGTAGGCCATG is part of the Salinibacter ruber DSM 13855 genome and encodes:
- a CDS encoding ABC transporter ATP-binding protein, with amino-acid sequence MGIRVENLHKSFGTEQVLDGITLDIPDRSFFSVVAPTGAGKTTLLRIMAGIESADAGTVHYDGEEMTDVAVQDRSVGMVYQEFINYPSLTVRENLASPLQVSDENYSAEEIERRVQETAEMLKIDHILNNLPEEVSGGEAQRTAISRALIKEPDYLFMDEPLANLDYKLREQLRSDFERLFSEEDTTVIYATPQAGDALAMSTHIGFLHDGNIIQKALRDEIYYRPRYLPVAEYLGEPPMNIVPVTLVQEPTSTDRYFEVDDDTRIPATGFDALSPGETYHLGFRPQDMTLTENGAEASITPTLSFVETVGSTSTLHMDFQGREIYALHPNPLHLETGASISFALDPKKFYVYDPEAGDLIAAGDKIPSFS